In the Malaya genurostris strain Urasoe2022 chromosome 1, Malgen_1.1, whole genome shotgun sequence genome, one interval contains:
- the LOC131440319 gene encoding annexin B10-like: MSWYYTAKPTVFPAPDFNPSADAAALRKAMKGFGTDEQAIIDILCSRSNWQRQIISETFTRELGRDLIKDLKSELGGKFEDTILGLMLPPVNYLCKHLYKAMDGIGTNERALIEILCSQNNEQMQHISRVYEEMYNRPLAEHVCTETSGDFRRLLTLIITGTRDPPGTVDPDHAVVQAKQLFDAGEGKWGTDESVFSKILVHSSFDQLEYVFEEYKKLTGRTIEQALKAELSGDFYEALSAIVECVQMAPHFFAKRLFEAMDGLGTDDTTLIRIIVSRSEIDLQNIKDEYEQMYNKTLMSAVKSETSGDYKKALCALIGNA; encoded by the exons ATGTCCTGGTACTACACT GCGAAACCAACCGTATTCCCGGCTCCGGACTTCAACCCCTCGGCAGATGCTGCGGCCCTACGTAAAGCCATGAAGGGCTTTGGTACAGATGAGCAAGCGATAATTGACATTCTGTGCAGTCGTTCTAACTGGCAGCGACAGATTATCTCGGAAACGTTTACCCGTGAGTTGGGCCGTGATCTGATTAAAGATCTGAAGTCGGAGTTAGGAGGGAAATTCGAAGATACGATTCTCGGTCTCATGCTGCCACCAGTCAACTATTTGTGTAAACATCTATACAAGGCTATGGATGGCATCGGCACTAACGAGCGGGCGCTAATTGAAATCCTCTGTTCGCAAAACAATGAGCAAATGCAGCATATATCGCGAGTATATGAAGAAATGTACAACCGACCGTTGGCGGAACATGTATGCACTGAAACTTCCGGTGATTTCCGAAGACTACTGACACTTATTATCACCGGTACACGTGATCCGCCTGGCACTGTTGACCCTGATCATGCCGTAGTCCAGGCCAAACAGCTTTTCGATGCTGGAGAAGGTAAATGGGGTACGGACGAATCTGTGTTCAGTAAAATTCTCGTACACTCGAGCTTCGATCAATTGGAATATGTGTTTGAGGAATACAAAAAACTGACTGGACGGACGATTGAACAGGCACTGAAAGCCGAACTTAGTGGCGACTTTTACGAAGCACTAAGTGCGATTGTCGAATGTGTCCAGATGGCGCCACATTTCTTTGCGAAACGATTGTTTGAAGCCATGGATGGACTCGGTACCGATGATACTACTCTGATCCGCATTATCGTTTCTCGTTCCGAAATTGACCTGCAGAACATCAAAGACGAGTACGAACAAATGTACAACAAAACATTGATGAGTGCCGTGAAG agtgaAACATCAGGGGACTACAAGAAAGCGTTGTGTGCTTTGATAGGAAATGCCTAA
- the LOC131440320 gene encoding ferrochelatase, mitochondrial isoform X1, translating to MLRYRFLSKVVLAGTSPHLRCFGTQTVKPRTAIVMLNMGGPQNTDQVHDYLHRIMTDRDMIQLPVQSKLGPWIAKRRTPEVQKKYSEIGGGSPILKWTNLQGELLCQQLDKASPETAPHKHYVAFRYVTPLTEDALQQVERDQPERVVLFSQYPQYSCATSGSSFNAIFSHYKNNKNGLSKAKWSIIDRWGTHPLLAKTFADNIRTELNKFPKEKQKDVILLFSAHSLPLKAVNRGDAYPSEVGATVQNVMDELKYCNPYCLVWQSKVGPLPWLEPFTENAIKGYVKQGKKNFILIPIAFVNEHIETLHELDIEYCTELAHEVGAEKIGRAAAPNDHPLFIDALTDIVHSHLRHGSTVNPKFLLRCPACVNAKCSTSKEWFREICN from the exons ATGCTGAGATATAGATTTCTATCGAAAGTTGTTCTGGCGG GTACATCTCCTCATTTGCGATGTTTTGGCACGCAAACGGTCAAGCCTCGTACAGCGATTGTCATGCTCAATATGGGTGGACCTCAGAATACAGATCAGGTTCACGATTATTTGCATAGGATTATGACTGACCGAGATATGATACAGTTACCCGTACAAAG CAAGTTGGGTCCCTGGATAGCAAAACGTCGCACCCCGGAAGTGCAGAAAAAATATTCGGAAATTGGTGGTGGATCCCCCATCCTTAAGTGGACCAACTTGCAAGGAGAGCTGTTATGTCAGCAGTTGGATAAGGCTTCTCCAGAAACTGCACCGCATAAACATTACGTGGCCTTCCGTTATGTCACACCACTGACAGAGGACGCCTTGCAGCAGGTTGAAAGGGATCAACCCGAAAGGGTAGTACTTTTTTCTCAATATCCGCAATATAGTTGTGCCACATCCGGATCTAGCTTCAACGCTATCTTCTCGCACTATAAAAATAACAAGAATGGTTTATCTAAAGCCAAATGGAGTATTATTGATCGCTGGGGAACACATCCCCTGCTAGCAAAAACGTTTGCCGACAACATTCGAACGGAGCTCAATAAATTTCCCAAGGAAAAGCAGAAAGACGTGATTTTGCTTTTTTCTGCACACTCTCTACCACTTAAAGCAGTCAATCGTGGTGATGCATACCCTTCAGAGGTTGGAGCTACTGTTCAGAATGTGATGGATGAGCTCAAGTATTGTAATCCGTACTGTTTGGTGTGGCAATCGAAGGTAGGCCCGCTGCCATGGTTGGAACCGTTCACCGAAAATGCGATCAAAGGTTACGTGAAGCAAGGTAAGAAGAATTTCATTCTAATTCCGATCGCCTTTGTCAACGAACATATTGAAACGTTACACGAATTGGACATTGAGTACTGCACGGAATTGGCACACGAGGTTGGAGCCGAGAAGATTGGCCGCGCGGCAGCTCCAAATGATCATCCACTGTTCATTGACGCTCTGACTGACATCGTGCATAGCCATTTGCGACACGGAAGCACCGTAAATCCAAAGTTTCTACTTCGGTGTCCTGCTTGTGTGAATGCAAAGTGTTCAACGAGCAAAGAGTGGTTTCGGGAAATTTGTAACTAG
- the LOC131440321 gene encoding regulator of G-protein signaling 7-like, which translates to MVTKKSVDTEKERLTNKMCSNSSVSGTWCGGGTGPLVSFSAGTTHHSAHSQDAPNILVYKKMEAIIEKMQAEGSGVSVRTVKAFMSKVPSVFTGADLVTWITQNLTVDDVTEALHLAHLLASHGYLFPIDDHQLTVKNDGTFYRFQTPYFWPSNFWEPENTDYAIYLCKRTMQNKTRLELADYEAENLAKLQKMFSRKWEFIFMQAEAQSKVDKKRDKLERKVLDSQERAFWDVHRPMPGCVNTTEMDIKKAYRRGASSLGSGSAGSAAKSNPAETMTKTINLLKQKLDRRTIKVSKAAESYISYYEQYSEFDYFLNAPEYPNPWQSDSTELWDAEKQGKDIPMKRVKRWGFSLRELLNDPVGREQFTKFLDKEFSGENLKFWEAIQDMKTQPQSQIKEAANAIWNEYLAPDAACPVNIDSKSLEISREAIKGGTINQSRWCFDVAADHVFYLMKTDSYSRYLRSDMYKEYLNGSKKKTSVRGLRIFSGRKDTPVIN; encoded by the exons ATGGTCACTAAGAAGTCAGTTGATACAGAGAAAGAACGTTTAACAAACAAAATGTGTTCAAACAGCAGTGTAAGTGGAACATGGTGCGGTGGTGGTACGGGTCCATTAGTCAGCTTTAGTGCTGGAACCACTCATCATTCAGCCCATAGTCAGGATGCACCTAATATTTTGGTTTACAAGAAAATGGAAgctattattgaaaaaatgcaAGCCGAAGGATCGGGAGTATCCGTTCGCACGGTGAAGGCTTTCATGAGTAAAGTTCCTTCGGTATTTACGGGAGCTGATTTGGTAACATGGATCACACAGAACCTAACTGTCGATGATGTGACCGAAGCTCTTCATCTAGCGCATCTGCTCGCCTCGCATGGCTACTTGTTTCCTATCGACGATCATCAACTGACGGTAAAGAATGACGGAACATTCTATCGCTTTCAGACGCCATACTTTTGGCCCTCGAACTTCTGGGAGCCAGAAAACACAGACTATGCAATCTACCTATGTAAACGAACTATGCAAAATAAAACTCGGCTCGAGTTGGCCGATTACGAAGCCGAAAATTTGGCCAAGCTACAGAAAATGTTCTCTCGTAAATGGGAGTTCATTTTCATGCAAGCCGAAGCTCAAAGTAAGGTGGACAAAAAACGAGACAAACTGGAACGCAAAGTGTTAGACTCGCAGGAACGCGCCTTCTGGGATGTGCACCGTCCAATGCCCGGTTGTGTCAATACGACCGAAATGGACATCAAGAAGGCCTACCGTCGGGGAGCATCCAGTCTAGGTTCGGGCTCAGCGGGTTCAGCTGCCAAGAGCAATCCCGCTGAGACGATGACCAAGACAATCAATCTACTTAAACAAAAACTAGACCGGAGAACTATCAAGGTGTCCAAGGCAGCAGAATC ATACATTTCCTACTACGAACAGTACAGTGAGTTCGACTACTTTCTAAATGCTCCAGAGTATCCTAATCCGTGGCAGTCGGACAGCACTGAATTATGGGATGCTGAGAAACAAGG GAAAGATATCCCGATGAAGCGTGTTAAACGTTGGGGATTTAGCTTACGGGAACTTCTGAACGATCCTGTTGGGCGTGAACAATTCACGAAATTTCTCGATAAGGAATTCAGTGGTGAGAATTTGAA ATTCTGGGAGGCGATCCAGGATATGAAGACCCAACCACAGTCACAGATCAAGGAAGCAGCCAATGCGATCTGGAATGAATATTTAGCACCAGACGCGGCCTGTCCGGTAAACATCGACTCCAAATCACTTGAGATATCCCGAGAAGCCATAAAGGGTGGTACGATTAATCAAAGCCGCTGGTGTTTCGATGTGGCCGCCGACCACGTGTTTTATTTGATGAAAACcgattcgtattcacgatatctgCGCTCCGACATGTACAAGGAGTACCTAAATGGTTCCAAGAAGAAG ACATCCGTGCGAGGACTTCGAATATTCTCCGGCAGAAAAGATACCCCTGTGATAAACTAA
- the LOC131440320 gene encoding ferrochelatase, mitochondrial isoform X2, whose translation MLNMGGPQNTDQVHDYLHRIMTDRDMIQLPVQSKLGPWIAKRRTPEVQKKYSEIGGGSPILKWTNLQGELLCQQLDKASPETAPHKHYVAFRYVTPLTEDALQQVERDQPERVVLFSQYPQYSCATSGSSFNAIFSHYKNNKNGLSKAKWSIIDRWGTHPLLAKTFADNIRTELNKFPKEKQKDVILLFSAHSLPLKAVNRGDAYPSEVGATVQNVMDELKYCNPYCLVWQSKVGPLPWLEPFTENAIKGYVKQGKKNFILIPIAFVNEHIETLHELDIEYCTELAHEVGAEKIGRAAAPNDHPLFIDALTDIVHSHLRHGSTVNPKFLLRCPACVNAKCSTSKEWFREICN comes from the exons ATGCTCAATATGGGTGGACCTCAGAATACAGATCAGGTTCACGATTATTTGCATAGGATTATGACTGACCGAGATATGATACAGTTACCCGTACAAAG CAAGTTGGGTCCCTGGATAGCAAAACGTCGCACCCCGGAAGTGCAGAAAAAATATTCGGAAATTGGTGGTGGATCCCCCATCCTTAAGTGGACCAACTTGCAAGGAGAGCTGTTATGTCAGCAGTTGGATAAGGCTTCTCCAGAAACTGCACCGCATAAACATTACGTGGCCTTCCGTTATGTCACACCACTGACAGAGGACGCCTTGCAGCAGGTTGAAAGGGATCAACCCGAAAGGGTAGTACTTTTTTCTCAATATCCGCAATATAGTTGTGCCACATCCGGATCTAGCTTCAACGCTATCTTCTCGCACTATAAAAATAACAAGAATGGTTTATCTAAAGCCAAATGGAGTATTATTGATCGCTGGGGAACACATCCCCTGCTAGCAAAAACGTTTGCCGACAACATTCGAACGGAGCTCAATAAATTTCCCAAGGAAAAGCAGAAAGACGTGATTTTGCTTTTTTCTGCACACTCTCTACCACTTAAAGCAGTCAATCGTGGTGATGCATACCCTTCAGAGGTTGGAGCTACTGTTCAGAATGTGATGGATGAGCTCAAGTATTGTAATCCGTACTGTTTGGTGTGGCAATCGAAGGTAGGCCCGCTGCCATGGTTGGAACCGTTCACCGAAAATGCGATCAAAGGTTACGTGAAGCAAGGTAAGAAGAATTTCATTCTAATTCCGATCGCCTTTGTCAACGAACATATTGAAACGTTACACGAATTGGACATTGAGTACTGCACGGAATTGGCACACGAGGTTGGAGCCGAGAAGATTGGCCGCGCGGCAGCTCCAAATGATCATCCACTGTTCATTGACGCTCTGACTGACATCGTGCATAGCCATTTGCGACACGGAAGCACCGTAAATCCAAAGTTTCTACTTCGGTGTCCTGCTTGTGTGAATGCAAAGTGTTCAACGAGCAAAGAGTGGTTTCGGGAAATTTGTAACTAG